In a genomic window of Primulina huaijiensis isolate GDHJ02 chromosome 10, ASM1229523v2, whole genome shotgun sequence:
- the LOC140986547 gene encoding uncharacterized protein isoform X3, with amino-acid sequence MELSNSPEASDSEFTKEEASSMSPDGPCRISTSDLPVESESVSPSVSERTKEKGIVSGDGISMDVEENTLMDSGSREKVQIDLSNRNVGGNCGNMDMLTVTVIIENSIEVPRVVSVDPCSQVPQKDLDENQSAHVSNDTSATNEHFCDSHVPTDRPQEKNCQEHDVESAKENIVKLPEVYSCDAFHLEQNKHSVASSIDPSVSQFDGIEGLSSEVVNKCVNVAVDKAFAGYNGKKLLVLDVNGLLVDISSYVPYDYDPDEIIFRKAVFKRPYCDDFLKFCFERFNVGVWTSKTKRNMEPILDFLLGNEKSKLLFCWDQSHCTYTGYYAVERRHKPLLLKKLKKLWDKVEPDLPWERGLFNEYNTLLLDDSPYKALCNPRYTAIFPYTYHFRDVQDNSLGPEGGLRAYLHALATAENVQEYVRQNPFGQRAITEKNLSWGYYLKVIEASSSPPHQAADASSSPLHQTADDALIQQEF; translated from the exons ATGGAACTGTCCAACTCGCCAGAAGCATCTGATTCAGAATTTACCAAGGAGGAGGCCAGTTCCATGTCACCTGATGGGCCTTGCAGAATAAGTACTTCAGATCTGCCAGTGGAATCTGAATCTGTTTCACCTAGCGTATCTGAAAGAACGAAAGAGAAAGGGATTGTTTCTGGGGACGGGATTTCAATGGATGTCGAGGAAAACACATTAATGGATTCAGGTAGTCGTGAAAAAGTGCAGATTGACCTGTCAAATCGAAATGTGGGTGGAAATTGTGGTAATATGGATATGCTTACAGTTACCGTTATCATAGAAAATAGCATTGAAGTCCCAAGAGTTGTTTCTGTTGATCCATGTAGCCAAGTTCCACAAAAAGACTTGGACGAGAACCAGTCTGCTCATGTATCTAATGATACATCTGCCACAAATGAACATTTTTGTGATTCACATGTGCCTACAGATAGACCTCAGGAAAAAAATTGTCAAGAACATGATGTGGAGAGTGCCAAAGAAAATATTGTTAAATTGCCAGAAGTATATTCTTGTGATGCATTTCACTTGGAACAAAACAAACATTCTGTGGCATCAAGTATTGATCCTTCTGTATCGCAGTTTGATGGAATTGAAGGTCTTTCTTCTGAAGTTGTAAATAAATGCGTCAATGTAGCGGTGGATAAAGCTTTTGCTGGCTACAATGGAAAGAAGCTTCTTGTTCTTGATGTGAATGGGTTACTTGTTGACATTTCGTCATATGTGCCTTACGATTACGATCCAGATGAAATAATATTTAGGAAAGCAG TTTTTAAAAGACCCTACTGTGATGATTTTTTGAAGTTTTGCTTTGAGAGATTTAATGTTGGCGTATGGACTTCAAAAACCAA AAGAAATATGGAACCAATACTTGATTTTCTGTTGGGAAACGAGAAGAGCAAGTTACTTTTTTGTTGG GATCAGTCACATTGCACCTATACCGGTTATTATGCTGTTGAGAGAAGGCACAAGCCTCTtctcttaaaaaaattaaagaagttGTGGGACAAGGTTGAGCCAGATCTTCCATGGGAGCGGGGATTATTTAATGAATACAACACTCTTTTGTTGGATGATTCCCCTTACAAGGCATTATGCAATCCT CGGTATACTGCCATCTTCCCATACACCTATCATTTCCGAGATGTGCAGGACAATTCATTAG GACCGGAAGGCGGTCTTCGTGCTTACTTGCATGCGCTAGCTACTGCAGAAAACGTTCAGGAATATGTGAGGCAAAATCCATTTGGCCAGAGAGCCATCAccgaaaaaaatttatcatggGGTTACTATCTTAAAGTTATTGAAGCTAGTTCGTCTCCACCACATCAAGCTGCGGATGCCAGCTCGTCTCCCCTACATCAAACTGCGGATGATGCTTTGATACAACAAGAATTCTGA
- the LOC140986547 gene encoding uncharacterized protein isoform X2 → MGISEVPEEEESVLIYRKNKRVKNMELSNSPEASDSEFTKEEASSMSPDGPCRISTSDLPVESESVSPSVSERTKEKGIVSGDGISMDVEENTLMDSGSREKVQIDLSNRNVGGNCGNMDMLTVTVIIENSIEVPRVVSVDPCSQVPQKDLDENQSAHVSNDTSATNEHFCDSHVPTDRPQEKNCQEHDVESAKENIVKLPEVYSCDAFHLEQNKHSVASSIDPSVSQFDGIEGLSSEVVNKCVNVAVDKAFAGYNGKKLLVLDVNGLLVDISSYVPYDYDPDEIIFRKAVFKRPYCDDFLKFCFERFNVGVWTSKTKRNMEPILDFLLGNEKSKLLFCWDQSHCTYTGYYAVERRHKPLLLKKLKKLWDKVEPDLPWERGLFNEYNTLLLDDSPYKALCNPRYTAIFPYTYHFRDVQDNSLGPEGGLRAYLHALATAENVQEYVRQNPFGQRAITEKNLSWGYYLKVIEASSSPPHQAADASSSPLHQTADDALIQQEF, encoded by the exons AACATGGAACTGTCCAACTCGCCAGAAGCATCTGATTCAGAATTTACCAAGGAGGAGGCCAGTTCCATGTCACCTGATGGGCCTTGCAGAATAAGTACTTCAGATCTGCCAGTGGAATCTGAATCTGTTTCACCTAGCGTATCTGAAAGAACGAAAGAGAAAGGGATTGTTTCTGGGGACGGGATTTCAATGGATGTCGAGGAAAACACATTAATGGATTCAGGTAGTCGTGAAAAAGTGCAGATTGACCTGTCAAATCGAAATGTGGGTGGAAATTGTGGTAATATGGATATGCTTACAGTTACCGTTATCATAGAAAATAGCATTGAAGTCCCAAGAGTTGTTTCTGTTGATCCATGTAGCCAAGTTCCACAAAAAGACTTGGACGAGAACCAGTCTGCTCATGTATCTAATGATACATCTGCCACAAATGAACATTTTTGTGATTCACATGTGCCTACAGATAGACCTCAGGAAAAAAATTGTCAAGAACATGATGTGGAGAGTGCCAAAGAAAATATTGTTAAATTGCCAGAAGTATATTCTTGTGATGCATTTCACTTGGAACAAAACAAACATTCTGTGGCATCAAGTATTGATCCTTCTGTATCGCAGTTTGATGGAATTGAAGGTCTTTCTTCTGAAGTTGTAAATAAATGCGTCAATGTAGCGGTGGATAAAGCTTTTGCTGGCTACAATGGAAAGAAGCTTCTTGTTCTTGATGTGAATGGGTTACTTGTTGACATTTCGTCATATGTGCCTTACGATTACGATCCAGATGAAATAATATTTAGGAAAGCAG TTTTTAAAAGACCCTACTGTGATGATTTTTTGAAGTTTTGCTTTGAGAGATTTAATGTTGGCGTATGGACTTCAAAAACCAA AAGAAATATGGAACCAATACTTGATTTTCTGTTGGGAAACGAGAAGAGCAAGTTACTTTTTTGTTGG GATCAGTCACATTGCACCTATACCGGTTATTATGCTGTTGAGAGAAGGCACAAGCCTCTtctcttaaaaaaattaaagaagttGTGGGACAAGGTTGAGCCAGATCTTCCATGGGAGCGGGGATTATTTAATGAATACAACACTCTTTTGTTGGATGATTCCCCTTACAAGGCATTATGCAATCCT CGGTATACTGCCATCTTCCCATACACCTATCATTTCCGAGATGTGCAGGACAATTCATTAG GACCGGAAGGCGGTCTTCGTGCTTACTTGCATGCGCTAGCTACTGCAGAAAACGTTCAGGAATATGTGAGGCAAAATCCATTTGGCCAGAGAGCCATCAccgaaaaaaatttatcatggGGTTACTATCTTAAAGTTATTGAAGCTAGTTCGTCTCCACCACATCAAGCTGCGGATGCCAGCTCGTCTCCCCTACATCAAACTGCGGATGATGCTTTGATACAACAAGAATTCTGA
- the LOC140986547 gene encoding uncharacterized protein isoform X1, giving the protein MGLLTVGGKCRLKIVTMSIAGISEVPEEEESVLIYRKNKRVKNMELSNSPEASDSEFTKEEASSMSPDGPCRISTSDLPVESESVSPSVSERTKEKGIVSGDGISMDVEENTLMDSGSREKVQIDLSNRNVGGNCGNMDMLTVTVIIENSIEVPRVVSVDPCSQVPQKDLDENQSAHVSNDTSATNEHFCDSHVPTDRPQEKNCQEHDVESAKENIVKLPEVYSCDAFHLEQNKHSVASSIDPSVSQFDGIEGLSSEVVNKCVNVAVDKAFAGYNGKKLLVLDVNGLLVDISSYVPYDYDPDEIIFRKAVFKRPYCDDFLKFCFERFNVGVWTSKTKRNMEPILDFLLGNEKSKLLFCWDQSHCTYTGYYAVERRHKPLLLKKLKKLWDKVEPDLPWERGLFNEYNTLLLDDSPYKALCNPRYTAIFPYTYHFRDVQDNSLGPEGGLRAYLHALATAENVQEYVRQNPFGQRAITEKNLSWGYYLKVIEASSSPPHQAADASSSPLHQTADDALIQQEF; this is encoded by the exons AACATGGAACTGTCCAACTCGCCAGAAGCATCTGATTCAGAATTTACCAAGGAGGAGGCCAGTTCCATGTCACCTGATGGGCCTTGCAGAATAAGTACTTCAGATCTGCCAGTGGAATCTGAATCTGTTTCACCTAGCGTATCTGAAAGAACGAAAGAGAAAGGGATTGTTTCTGGGGACGGGATTTCAATGGATGTCGAGGAAAACACATTAATGGATTCAGGTAGTCGTGAAAAAGTGCAGATTGACCTGTCAAATCGAAATGTGGGTGGAAATTGTGGTAATATGGATATGCTTACAGTTACCGTTATCATAGAAAATAGCATTGAAGTCCCAAGAGTTGTTTCTGTTGATCCATGTAGCCAAGTTCCACAAAAAGACTTGGACGAGAACCAGTCTGCTCATGTATCTAATGATACATCTGCCACAAATGAACATTTTTGTGATTCACATGTGCCTACAGATAGACCTCAGGAAAAAAATTGTCAAGAACATGATGTGGAGAGTGCCAAAGAAAATATTGTTAAATTGCCAGAAGTATATTCTTGTGATGCATTTCACTTGGAACAAAACAAACATTCTGTGGCATCAAGTATTGATCCTTCTGTATCGCAGTTTGATGGAATTGAAGGTCTTTCTTCTGAAGTTGTAAATAAATGCGTCAATGTAGCGGTGGATAAAGCTTTTGCTGGCTACAATGGAAAGAAGCTTCTTGTTCTTGATGTGAATGGGTTACTTGTTGACATTTCGTCATATGTGCCTTACGATTACGATCCAGATGAAATAATATTTAGGAAAGCAG TTTTTAAAAGACCCTACTGTGATGATTTTTTGAAGTTTTGCTTTGAGAGATTTAATGTTGGCGTATGGACTTCAAAAACCAA AAGAAATATGGAACCAATACTTGATTTTCTGTTGGGAAACGAGAAGAGCAAGTTACTTTTTTGTTGG GATCAGTCACATTGCACCTATACCGGTTATTATGCTGTTGAGAGAAGGCACAAGCCTCTtctcttaaaaaaattaaagaagttGTGGGACAAGGTTGAGCCAGATCTTCCATGGGAGCGGGGATTATTTAATGAATACAACACTCTTTTGTTGGATGATTCCCCTTACAAGGCATTATGCAATCCT CGGTATACTGCCATCTTCCCATACACCTATCATTTCCGAGATGTGCAGGACAATTCATTAG GACCGGAAGGCGGTCTTCGTGCTTACTTGCATGCGCTAGCTACTGCAGAAAACGTTCAGGAATATGTGAGGCAAAATCCATTTGGCCAGAGAGCCATCAccgaaaaaaatttatcatggGGTTACTATCTTAAAGTTATTGAAGCTAGTTCGTCTCCACCACATCAAGCTGCGGATGCCAGCTCGTCTCCCCTACATCAAACTGCGGATGATGCTTTGATACAACAAGAATTCTGA